The following proteins are encoded in a genomic region of Synechococcus sp. CBW1002:
- a CDS encoding IS3 family transposase, protein MRKLVDHDHPELSISRQCALLGLPRSTLYYRPTPVRVSTLRIMARIDALYLEDPCSGSRRMVDYLAQDGIPISRDRVRNLMRRMGLRAIYQKPRTTVPGDPSVRFPCLVDLTQVTSVDQVWATDITYIPLQKGFLYLVAIMDLHSRHVLSWRLSNSLDTKFCLEALEMALGGGRRPEIFHSDQGCQFTSADFVARLKGERIQISWSGRKRCYDNILVERLWRTVKYEEVYLRAYSDGWDAEISLARFLWRYCHVRPHSSLGGKTPHAVYTEAEPCSTRPGLTMSGAGTVQ, encoded by the coding sequence CTGCGCAAGCTGGTCGATCACGACCACCCCGAGCTCAGCATCAGCAGGCAGTGTGCGCTGCTGGGGCTGCCTCGATCCACGCTGTACTACCGGCCGACACCGGTCCGTGTATCGACGCTGCGGATCATGGCCAGGATCGATGCTCTCTACCTGGAGGATCCCTGCAGCGGCAGCCGCCGGATGGTGGACTATCTGGCCCAAGATGGTATCCCGATCAGCCGAGATCGAGTGCGAAACCTCATGCGGCGCATGGGATTACGGGCGATCTACCAGAAGCCCCGGACGACGGTTCCAGGTGATCCGTCCGTGCGGTTCCCCTGCCTGGTGGACCTCACGCAGGTCACGTCGGTGGATCAGGTCTGGGCGACCGACATCACCTACATCCCTCTGCAGAAAGGGTTCCTCTATCTGGTGGCGATCATGGATCTCCATTCCAGGCATGTGCTCAGCTGGAGGCTCTCCAACAGCCTTGACACGAAGTTCTGTCTGGAGGCCCTGGAGATGGCCTTGGGAGGCGGCCGTAGGCCAGAGATCTTCCACTCCGATCAAGGCTGTCAGTTCACGTCCGCTGACTTTGTGGCCAGACTCAAAGGGGAGCGGATCCAGATCAGCTGGTCCGGCAGAAAGCGGTGCTACGACAACATCCTTGTTGAACGGCTGTGGAGGACTGTCAAGTACGAGGAGGTCTACCTACGGGCATACAGCGATGGCTGGGACGCTGAAATCAGCCTGGCCCGCTTCCTGTGGCGGTATTGCCATGTAAGACCTCACAGTTCCCTTGGAGGCAAAACTCCCCACGCGGTCTACACTGAGGCCGAACCATGTTCCACCCGTCCTGGGTTAACGATGTCAGGGGCCGGAACTGTCCAATAA
- a CDS encoding ISAs1 family transposase, with translation MPETRSTGVDQPAPDDLISFLKAIPDGRYRRGVRYPQWFLLLVAVLGILSGCRSSRDLEAFARRHREALNQALGLNFKRWPSDATFLYLFNKAHLQEFGQVLQAWMISQVPSGATGLDQLVCDGKTLRGSAVETEDGSHRFVAQVTVYARALGVALAQTTYDTHESSERAALKELLSSLDLDGVLIQADALHTTQAFFAGASPRGPTCS, from the coding sequence ATGCCCGAAACCCGCTCCACCGGAGTCGATCAGCCCGCACCGGATGACCTGATCAGCTTCCTCAAGGCCATCCCGGATGGGCGTTACCGCCGCGGGGTGCGTTACCCGCAGTGGTTCCTGCTGCTGGTGGCTGTGCTCGGGATCCTGAGCGGCTGCCGCAGCTCCCGTGATCTGGAGGCCTTTGCCCGGCGGCACCGTGAGGCACTCAACCAGGCGCTGGGCCTGAATTTCAAGCGCTGGCCCTCCGATGCCACCTTCCTCTACCTGTTCAACAAGGCCCACCTGCAGGAGTTTGGCCAGGTGCTGCAGGCCTGGATGATCAGCCAGGTCCCAAGCGGGGCAACGGGTCTGGATCAGCTGGTGTGTGATGGCAAGACCCTGCGCGGCTCTGCCGTGGAGACAGAAGACGGCAGTCACCGGTTTGTCGCCCAGGTCACGGTGTACGCCCGGGCCCTTGGCGTCGCCCTGGCCCAGACGACCTATGACACCCACGAATCCAGTGAGCGTGCGGCGCTGAAAGAGCTGCTCAGCAGCCTGGATCTCGATGGCGTGTTGATCCAGGCGGATGCCCTGCACACGACGCAGGCGTTTTTCGCTGGTGCCTCTCCCAGGGGGCCGACGTGCTCCTGA
- a CDS encoding sulfotransferase → MLQDVIDIIDDYCTSHDIFYDQPLSPNTLLIADLGLTSVDFVSIFQKCQALKDDRLSFIRLVMPVEGQYVSDLSIGELSDYILKQSDLRNTGPREGTEPYTSGSEIAVDESKYKHSLFAGSQFADFKALIQKTTFKDPCPFNTGYQLVFVLSSPRSGSTLLQRMLDQHPDIESPEELHLLHYDTYAQRHAALIQDETKHLLGGTVRLRARVNGLSIEESSLIEANFIKHEEPVLNFFLEIDGNFSKQYLVDKTPSYAYSKTTLERISAQFPQARFIYLVRHPSAVVKSLIDSQLQDIIPFTRRYIDDASAIPEMIWALCNENIQSILPGLDSSRLHYVSYEDLVMDPTEAMISILHFLQLPFHPACVNPYGANQNPQIETNEYAGDLKFFLENKVANERADAWKGFSSLHPLSLVSKELMRNIPFYGA, encoded by the coding sequence ATGCTCCAAGACGTCATAGACATTATTGACGATTACTGCACCAGTCACGACATATTCTACGATCAACCTCTTTCGCCAAACACGCTGCTGATTGCCGACCTTGGTCTTACATCAGTTGATTTTGTCTCGATTTTCCAGAAGTGCCAGGCACTAAAAGACGATCGACTGTCGTTCATAAGACTAGTCATGCCTGTGGAGGGTCAATACGTATCCGACCTGAGCATTGGTGAACTGAGTGATTATATACTTAAACAATCAGATCTTCGGAATACAGGGCCAAGAGAAGGCACCGAACCCTACACTTCAGGCTCGGAAATCGCCGTTGACGAGAGCAAATATAAGCACTCTTTATTTGCGGGAAGTCAGTTTGCAGATTTTAAGGCCTTAATTCAAAAAACAACATTCAAAGATCCATGTCCTTTTAACACAGGCTATCAGCTCGTCTTCGTTCTTTCTTCGCCCCGCTCAGGTTCAACCTTGCTGCAACGGATGCTCGATCAACATCCGGACATCGAGTCACCAGAAGAATTGCATCTTCTTCATTACGATACATATGCGCAACGACATGCAGCATTGATTCAAGACGAGACCAAGCATCTGCTGGGTGGAACTGTTCGGCTCAGGGCCAGGGTGAATGGGTTGAGCATTGAAGAGTCGAGTCTAATCGAAGCCAACTTCATCAAGCATGAAGAGCCTGTCTTGAATTTCTTCCTGGAGATCGATGGCAACTTTTCAAAGCAGTATCTAGTTGACAAAACGCCTTCGTACGCTTACAGCAAAACAACCCTTGAGAGGATTTCAGCACAGTTTCCTCAGGCTCGCTTCATCTATCTTGTGCGTCACCCATCAGCTGTTGTGAAGTCACTTATTGACTCACAGTTGCAAGACATCATTCCTTTCACTCGTCGCTACATAGACGACGCATCAGCCATTCCAGAAATGATCTGGGCACTGTGCAACGAAAACATTCAATCAATTCTTCCAGGACTTGACAGTAGCCGGTTGCATTATGTCAGCTATGAAGACCTCGTCATGGACCCTACTGAAGCCATGATCTCAATACTTCATTTTTTGCAGCTGCCTTTTCATCCAGCATGCGTTAATCCATATGGCGCCAATCAGAATCCGCAGATTGAAACCAATGAGTACGCAGGAGACTTGAAGTTCTTTCTTGAGAACAAGGTTGCAAATGAGCGCGCCGACGCATGGAAAGGCTTCTCATCGCTTCACCCCTTGTCACTCGTGAGCAAAGAATTGATGCGCAACATCCCTTTCTATGGGGCTTGA
- a CDS encoding IS1182 family transposase, which yields MQKRKTFRPWQPQQATLLPPSPREWLSEDHQVYFLLDLVDELDLSAILVPAQAKDPRGEKGFDPRMMTMLLLYAYCVGIVSSRKIERACYEDLAFRVLTGNQQPDHSRISEFRRRNLDALKGLFIQILRLCQKAGMVSLGHVALDGTKVQANASKHKAMSHERMLRAEKELQKEINALIRKAEILDAQEDRRYGKGNLGSELPDELRHKQGRLAKIRQARKEMEAETAAAAARQRQEEAEKARAKATAAEESDGSAPEQAELNRKAEAAAAKAAAAGDKAIEAAESAGLEPPDLEPLASDAMPRRGLARKADGTPTAKTQRNFTDSDSHLMQSGGTYLQGYNCQLAVDSDHQVIVAVGVSNQPPDVEHLEPMLERIAASAGELPDVMTMDAGYWSDDNAGHCEDLGIDAYIATGRLPHGKPPPPQRGPLPRDADARTRMARKIRSKKGSRIYAQRKAIVEPVNGQIKEGRGLRRFLLRGLEKVDGEWHLIAATHNLLKLFRYRRSQQQLWAAATG from the coding sequence ATGCAGAAGCGCAAGACCTTTCGCCCCTGGCAGCCGCAGCAGGCCACCCTGCTGCCGCCGTCACCGCGTGAGTGGCTCTCAGAAGACCACCAGGTGTATTTCCTGCTGGACCTGGTGGATGAGCTGGATCTCTCCGCGATCCTCGTACCCGCTCAGGCCAAGGACCCCCGCGGAGAGAAGGGATTCGATCCACGCATGATGACGATGCTGCTGCTTTACGCCTACTGCGTGGGCATCGTCTCCTCCAGGAAGATCGAGCGGGCCTGCTACGAGGATCTGGCATTCCGCGTGCTGACCGGCAACCAGCAGCCGGACCACAGCCGAATCAGCGAGTTCCGCCGGCGCAACCTTGATGCCCTCAAGGGCCTGTTTATTCAGATCCTGCGCCTGTGCCAGAAGGCGGGGATGGTGAGCCTGGGCCATGTGGCCCTCGATGGCACCAAGGTGCAGGCCAATGCCTCCAAGCACAAGGCGATGAGCCACGAGCGGATGCTCAGGGCGGAGAAGGAGCTCCAGAAGGAAATCAACGCCTTGATCCGCAAGGCCGAGATCCTGGATGCCCAGGAAGACCGGCGCTACGGCAAAGGAAACCTGGGCAGTGAACTTCCCGATGAGCTGCGCCACAAGCAGGGCCGCCTCGCAAAAATCCGTCAGGCCCGCAAGGAGATGGAGGCGGAAACCGCTGCAGCTGCAGCGCGGCAGCGGCAGGAGGAAGCCGAGAAGGCCAGAGCCAAAGCGACCGCAGCCGAGGAATCGGATGGATCGGCCCCTGAGCAGGCCGAGCTGAACAGGAAAGCGGAAGCCGCAGCGGCAAAGGCAGCAGCGGCGGGGGACAAAGCCATCGAGGCCGCCGAGAGCGCTGGCCTCGAGCCACCAGATCTGGAGCCACTCGCCTCTGACGCGATGCCCAGGCGTGGTCTGGCGAGAAAGGCTGACGGCACACCGACGGCCAAGACCCAACGGAATTTCACAGATTCCGACAGCCACCTCATGCAGTCCGGCGGCACCTACCTGCAGGGCTACAACTGCCAGCTGGCGGTCGACAGTGACCACCAGGTGATCGTGGCGGTGGGCGTCAGCAACCAGCCACCGGACGTGGAGCACCTGGAGCCCATGCTGGAGCGGATCGCCGCCAGCGCCGGTGAACTGCCGGACGTGATGACGATGGATGCGGGCTACTGGAGCGACGACAACGCAGGTCACTGTGAGGACCTTGGCATTGACGCCTACATCGCCACCGGCCGTCTGCCGCATGGGAAGCCGCCACCGCCACAGCGAGGACCGCTGCCCAGAGATGCCGACGCCAGAACCCGCATGGCCCGCAAGATCAGAAGCAAGAAGGGATCCAGGATCTACGCCCAGCGCAAAGCGATCGTGGAGCCGGTGAACGGCCAGATCAAGGAAGGCCGGGGCCTGCGGCGGTTTCTCTTGCGGGGCCTGGAGAAGGTCGATGGTGAATGGCATCTGATCGCTGCCACCCACAACCTGCTCAAGTTGTTCCGGTACAGGCGATCACAGCAGCAGCTCTGGGCAGCAGCGACGGGATGA
- a CDS encoding PstS family phosphate ABC transporter substrate-binding protein has product MAAVLAALLSSCGGRDPSSGDTIAVSGSSTVFPIIERAIKSYSGTEQGRNVTVTLSEVGTTGGLRQFCQGAIPIANASRPISSTELKACADKNITFIELPLAFDALTVVVNARNDWASEITTKELGRTWSKQAEGKVKAWSQINIDWPNRPLHLCGPGSDSGTFDYFNEAINGGKANSRTDVDTSEDDNVIVSCVADEPNAMGYLGFGYFRANANRLKALAIAPPNGMAVAPSVASAQNGSYRPLSRPLFIYVNDQQMRANDVIRSFVGYTVGNGLRLVEEAGYIPLPADTYRLVESKLYRHVLGTSFGGDLPVGLTIDEALQRSFDQHKRPEFR; this is encoded by the coding sequence TTGGCAGCTGTCCTGGCAGCCCTGCTGAGTTCCTGCGGGGGCCGTGACCCGAGCAGCGGTGACACGATCGCCGTCAGCGGCTCGAGCACGGTCTTTCCAATCATCGAGCGTGCGATCAAGTCCTATAGCGGCACCGAGCAGGGCCGCAACGTCACCGTGACCCTCAGCGAGGTGGGCACCACCGGAGGCCTGAGGCAGTTCTGCCAGGGTGCCATTCCAATCGCCAATGCCTCGCGGCCGATCAGCAGCACCGAACTCAAAGCCTGCGCCGACAAGAACATTACCTTCATCGAGCTGCCGCTGGCCTTCGATGCACTCACCGTGGTGGTGAACGCCCGCAACGACTGGGCCTCGGAAATCACCACCAAGGAGCTGGGCAGAACTTGGTCAAAACAAGCCGAAGGGAAGGTGAAGGCCTGGAGCCAGATCAACATTGACTGGCCCAATCGCCCTCTACACCTCTGCGGCCCCGGCAGTGATTCGGGCACTTTCGACTACTTCAACGAGGCGATCAATGGCGGCAAAGCTAATTCACGGACCGATGTAGACACCAGCGAAGACGACAATGTGATCGTGTCGTGTGTGGCCGACGAGCCAAATGCAATGGGCTACCTTGGCTTCGGCTACTTTCGGGCCAATGCCAACCGGTTGAAGGCCCTCGCGATTGCTCCCCCCAATGGCATGGCCGTAGCCCCATCGGTGGCCTCAGCCCAGAACGGCAGCTACAGGCCGCTATCGCGGCCGCTGTTCATCTATGTGAACGACCAACAGATGCGCGCCAACGACGTGATCCGAAGCTTCGTGGGATACACGGTTGGCAATGGCCTTCGTCTCGTGGAGGAGGCAGGGTACATCCCCCTGCCAGCCGACACCTACAGACTCGTGGAATCGAAGCTCTACCGGCATGTGCTGGGAACATCCTTTGGGGGGGACCTGCCGGTGGGGCTGACAATTGACGAGGCCCTGCAGCGCAGCTTCGATCAGCACAAACGGCCAGAATTCCGTTAA
- a CDS encoding ISAs1 family transposase, which yields MLLTVKSNQKTLYRQIGCQFQGKRHIPFTATDHEKRHGRDTVWELRAREAPEHIKANWPGSAWIVEVITGTLTRKGKRKIRHHLFLTSVRTTPQALLRLIRQRWSIENEWHWARDVQLGEDAHRYANRIGAPVFAFLRTIVMNLLRRGGYRSIRQGLRELAYDIKGMLALGGVASRGSLG from the coding sequence GTGCTCCTGACCGTCAAATCGAACCAGAAGACCCTCTACCGCCAGATCGGCTGCCAGTTCCAGGGAAAGCGTCACATCCCTTTCACTGCAACAGATCACGAGAAGCGCCACGGGCGCGACACCGTCTGGGAACTGCGAGCCAGAGAGGCACCGGAGCACATCAAAGCCAACTGGCCCGGCAGCGCCTGGATCGTTGAGGTGATCACAGGCACCCTCACCCGCAAGGGCAAGCGCAAGATCAGGCACCACCTGTTCCTCACCAGCGTGCGCACCACGCCACAAGCCCTGCTGCGCCTGATCCGTCAGCGCTGGAGCATTGAGAACGAATGGCACTGGGCCCGTGACGTCCAGCTGGGTGAGGACGCTCATCGCTACGCCAACCGGATCGGGGCCCCGGTGTTCGCCTTCCTGCGAACCATCGTGATGAACTTGCTGCGGCGGGGCGGCTACCGCTCGATCCGCCAAGGCCTGCGGGAGTTGGCCTACGACATCAAGGGAATGCTGGCACTTGGCGGCGTGGCCAGCCGAGGGAGCTTGGGCTGA
- a CDS encoding IS5 family transposase: MGGKQLDFSDYELTTAKKQTKREKFLSEMEAVVPWQALMALIEPHYPKASKKGGRPPYPLATMLRIHLLQQWYSHSDPAMEEALIEVPTMRRFAGIELISDRIPDETTILTFRHLLEKHGLGEQIFETVKAILADRGVTMRQGTIVDATLIAAPSSTKNKEGKRDPEMHQTKKGNQWFFGMKVHAGVDKDSGLIHSVVVTAANVHDLTPAADLLHGDEEVVYADAGYQGIAKRPEMAGKTTEFRVAMRPGKRRALPETLEGRLQDLIETAKAHIRSKGEHPFRVVKRHLLLVPHCIFKSLLKNPAISARMGQLSSPDARSTGAQRLPVLLRVD, from the coding sequence GTGGGCGGCAAGCAGCTCGACTTTTCGGACTATGAGCTGACTACGGCCAAAAAGCAGACCAAGCGGGAGAAGTTTCTTTCCGAGATGGAGGCGGTGGTGCCGTGGCAGGCGTTGATGGCGTTGATTGAGCCTCACTACCCCAAAGCGAGCAAGAAAGGCGGCCGTCCTCCATACCCACTGGCCACGATGCTGCGGATCCATCTGTTGCAGCAGTGGTATTCGCACAGCGATCCGGCCATGGAGGAAGCCCTGATCGAGGTGCCCACCATGCGCCGCTTTGCCGGCATCGAGCTGATCAGTGACCGAATCCCAGATGAAACAACAATCCTCACTTTCCGCCACCTGTTGGAGAAGCACGGGCTGGGCGAGCAGATTTTTGAGACCGTCAAGGCGATCCTGGCGGATCGGGGCGTGACGATGCGCCAAGGCACGATTGTGGATGCCACCTTGATCGCGGCGCCCAGCTCCACCAAGAACAAGGAGGGGAAGAGGGATCCGGAGATGCACCAGACCAAGAAGGGCAATCAGTGGTTTTTCGGGATGAAGGTCCATGCCGGCGTGGACAAGGACTCAGGCCTGATCCACTCGGTCGTGGTCACCGCAGCCAACGTGCACGACCTGACACCGGCAGCCGACCTCCTGCATGGTGATGAGGAGGTGGTCTACGCCGATGCCGGCTACCAGGGCATCGCCAAAAGGCCTGAGATGGCAGGCAAGACCACGGAATTCAGAGTGGCCATGCGACCCGGTAAACGCAGGGCGCTACCGGAGACGCTAGAGGGAAGGCTGCAAGATCTGATCGAAACGGCCAAGGCCCACATCCGCTCCAAAGGTGAGCATCCCTTCCGGGTTGTCAAGCGACATCTGCTTTTGGTCCCGCATTGCATCTTTAAGAGTTTGCTGAAAAACCCGGCCATCTCTGCGAGAATGGGCCAGCTGTCCAGCCCAGATGCGAGGTCAACGGGAGCGCAGCGGCTCCCTGTTCTCCTACGTGTCGATTGA
- a CDS encoding IS630 family transposase: MPTGRPMAPLELSADEASQLQSLAGSRTLPHSIVHRAQIVLACAAGDTNTAVAKRFGVRGSTVGKWRQRYIDLGIEGLHDELRPGRPRTYEDDKVAEVINRALQTRPPDGSTHWSARTLAAATGISKTTVHRWLQTFSVQPHRQKHFKLSTDPFFVEKVRDIVGLYLNPPDKAMVLCVDEKTQIQALDRTQPLLPMGLGYVEGVTHDYIRHGTTTLFAALDVATGEVITQCKPRHRHQEFLGFLRQIETSVPDDLDIHLIVDNYCTHKHAKVRAWLAQRPRFHVHYTPTYASWINQVERWFGIITQRAIRRGSFSSVKELISKIEQFVAAYNKTKAPFNWTATADSILEKLQRLCSQISGTAH, encoded by the coding sequence ATGCCGACCGGTCGGCCCATGGCTCCTCTGGAGCTTTCGGCTGATGAGGCCAGCCAGCTCCAGAGCCTGGCTGGATCAAGAACCTTGCCGCATTCGATCGTTCATCGGGCCCAGATCGTGCTGGCCTGCGCTGCTGGTGACACCAACACCGCTGTCGCGAAGCGCTTTGGGGTCCGCGGCTCAACCGTGGGCAAATGGCGGCAGCGCTATATCGATCTGGGCATCGAGGGCCTGCATGACGAACTGCGTCCCGGCCGTCCCCGCACCTACGAGGACGACAAGGTGGCCGAGGTGATCAACCGGGCTCTGCAGACCAGGCCTCCCGATGGCAGCACCCACTGGAGCGCACGGACTTTGGCTGCAGCGACTGGGATCTCCAAGACCACGGTTCACCGCTGGCTGCAGACCTTCTCGGTCCAGCCCCACCGGCAGAAGCACTTCAAGCTCTCGACCGATCCGTTCTTTGTCGAGAAAGTCCGGGACATCGTCGGCCTGTACCTGAATCCGCCCGACAAGGCGATGGTGCTCTGCGTCGACGAGAAGACCCAGATCCAGGCCCTGGACCGCACCCAGCCGCTGCTGCCCATGGGTCTGGGCTACGTGGAGGGGGTGACCCATGACTACATCCGCCACGGCACCACCACCCTGTTCGCCGCCCTGGACGTGGCCACCGGAGAGGTGATCACCCAGTGCAAACCCCGCCACCGGCACCAGGAGTTCCTGGGATTTCTCCGGCAGATCGAGACGTCGGTTCCCGATGACCTGGACATCCACCTGATCGTGGACAACTACTGCACCCACAAGCACGCCAAGGTGAGGGCCTGGCTGGCGCAGCGGCCCCGCTTCCACGTGCACTACACACCGACCTACGCCTCCTGGATCAACCAGGTGGAGCGTTGGTTTGGGATCATCACCCAGCGGGCGATCCGACGCGGCAGCTTCTCCAGCGTCAAGGAGTTGATCTCCAAGATCGAGCAATTCGTGGCGGCCTACAACAAGACCAAGGCGCCGTTCAACTGGACGGCCACAGCGGATTCAATCCTGGAGAAGCTCCAGCGACTTTGCTCGCAGATCTCCGGGACGGCACACTAG
- a CDS encoding pyruvate kinase — translation MAKPLVLSSTGKLGWHRQPGVGAHPAMPVADREPLPSSSAENDRLTAAAPRLAANLESLLRDMELLQAEEADRRDRVATPYVTSAQNLIDYLALRRQDLRPLQDELASLGLSSLGRCEASVRHSVENVHTILRRIGDLPEIPPPRSSGQAVDHRGGAEAVARNAARLLGAPIDLEDASILVTLPVAAATNPKLVEDLLEAGMTIARINAAHDDVPVWEQMVHNVRQASAATGRPCRITMDLAGPKLRTGPLQPASPVLSAKPRRDACGRLCEPAQILLVPVQAGQTHQATASARGVDAVIPFVGDGWKALQPGTALRGIDASGRQRTLRVRRLGPEGLWTTATHHWHFTPGLRLLVEKPRLELRIDALPAQDGCLLLRPGDHLRLTDACDHGRPAVIDAEGHVLKPAQIGCTLPGVFCQVEPGQRIAFDDGRIGGVIVSANRECLLVKITNAGSRGSR, via the coding sequence TTGGCCAAACCCTTGGTATTGAGCAGCACCGGCAAGCTCGGCTGGCATCGCCAGCCTGGGGTCGGTGCCCATCCCGCCATGCCAGTCGCCGATCGAGAGCCCTTGCCCTCCTCATCCGCCGAGAATGATCGGCTCACAGCCGCTGCACCGCGCTTGGCAGCCAATCTGGAGAGCCTGCTCAGGGACATGGAGTTGCTGCAGGCCGAAGAGGCCGATCGACGCGATCGCGTTGCCACCCCTTACGTCACGTCCGCCCAGAACCTGATTGACTACCTGGCGCTGCGGCGCCAAGACCTCAGGCCACTGCAGGATGAGCTTGCCAGCCTGGGCCTCTCCTCCCTGGGTCGCTGCGAAGCCAGTGTGCGTCACTCAGTGGAGAACGTTCACACCATCCTTCGCCGCATTGGGGACCTTCCCGAGATCCCACCGCCCCGTTCCTCCGGCCAGGCTGTCGATCACCGTGGCGGTGCCGAGGCTGTTGCCCGAAACGCCGCCCGACTTCTCGGGGCTCCGATCGATCTGGAAGACGCCTCGATCCTTGTCACGCTGCCCGTCGCAGCCGCCACGAATCCAAAGCTGGTGGAGGATTTGCTTGAGGCGGGGATGACGATTGCCCGGATCAATGCCGCTCACGACGACGTGCCGGTCTGGGAGCAGATGGTCCACAACGTCCGCCAGGCCTCTGCTGCAACTGGCCGCCCCTGCAGGATCACCATGGATCTGGCCGGGCCAAAGCTGCGGACGGGACCGCTGCAACCTGCCTCCCCCGTGCTGAGCGCCAAGCCTCGGCGGGATGCCTGCGGACGATTGTGCGAGCCGGCCCAGATCTTGCTCGTTCCTGTTCAAGCTGGGCAGACCCATCAGGCCACAGCGTCGGCCCGGGGAGTCGATGCTGTGATTCCTTTCGTTGGAGACGGCTGGAAGGCGCTGCAGCCGGGCACTGCTCTTCGCGGTATCGATGCTTCAGGGCGACAACGCACTCTGCGGGTGCGGAGACTCGGTCCTGAAGGCCTCTGGACCACGGCGACTCATCACTGGCATTTCACTCCGGGTCTGCGCCTTCTGGTGGAGAAGCCCCGCCTGGAGCTGAGGATCGATGCCCTTCCCGCCCAAGATGGATGTCTCCTGTTGCGACCGGGCGACCACCTGCGACTGACCGATGCCTGCGATCACGGCCGGCCTGCCGTGATTGATGCAGAGGGACACGTACTCAAGCCGGCACAGATCGGATGCACCCTTCCAGGGGTGTTCTGCCAGGTGGAGCCTGGACAGCGGATCGCGTTTGATGACGGACGCATCGGAGGAGTGATCGTTTCTGCGAACCGAGAATGCCTGCTGGTGAAGATCACCAATGCGGGGAGCCGAGGCAGCCGCTGA
- a CDS encoding ABC transporter substrate-binding protein, with amino-acid sequence MTGSTAGKAALALVVLPLAALLPSVLRLPSMATAATARISGAPGSAASAPELVLGQSAPFSGPSAQLGQEYRLGAQAWFAEVNRRGGIHGRRIRLVSHDDRYEPELTRRNTDRLIQQDRVLALFGYVGTPTVKAVLPTVEREHIPLVAPLTGAMLLREPRRPLVFNLRASYQAELDQIVAALVRAGRHRIAVLHQNDAFGDDGLAATRRALQRHGLQPVATAGVERNSSATKAAARTLQAANPSGVVIISSYPGAAAISRDLLTLGSKAQLMTVSFVGSRALQQALPDGQSTGIGISQVVPFPWNRRIPVVAEYQRLMQRQATEPQYGFTSLEGFLAARLISEGLQRAGPNPSRKGLTQALESMGRVDLGGFPLELSPSDRQASDFVELTYLGSQTWEP; translated from the coding sequence ATGACCGGCAGCACTGCCGGCAAGGCGGCCCTGGCCCTGGTCGTCCTTCCCCTGGCTGCCCTACTGCCGAGCGTGCTGCGCCTGCCCTCGATGGCGACGGCAGCGACAGCAAGGATCTCCGGTGCTCCTGGATCAGCCGCAAGCGCTCCGGAGCTCGTACTGGGACAGTCAGCACCCTTCAGCGGCCCCTCTGCCCAGCTGGGCCAGGAGTATCGGCTCGGCGCCCAGGCCTGGTTCGCGGAGGTCAACCGCCGCGGTGGGATCCATGGACGCCGGATCCGCCTGGTGAGCCACGACGACCGCTATGAACCGGAACTGACCCGCCGCAACACCGACAGGCTGATCCAGCAGGACAGGGTCCTGGCCCTGTTCGGCTACGTCGGCACCCCCACCGTGAAGGCCGTGTTGCCGACGGTGGAGCGCGAACACATCCCCCTGGTCGCCCCCCTGACCGGAGCGATGCTGCTCAGGGAGCCGCGGCGGCCGCTGGTGTTCAACCTGCGGGCCAGCTACCAGGCGGAACTCGACCAGATCGTCGCTGCCCTGGTGCGCGCCGGCCGCCACCGGATCGCCGTGCTGCACCAGAACGATGCCTTCGGCGACGACGGGCTGGCCGCCACGCGACGGGCCCTGCAGCGCCATGGACTCCAGCCGGTGGCCACGGCCGGCGTGGAGCGCAACTCCAGCGCCACCAAGGCTGCGGCCCGCACCCTGCAGGCGGCCAACCCCAGCGGGGTGGTGATCATCAGCTCTTACCCCGGTGCGGCGGCCATCAGCCGCGACCTGCTGACCCTGGGCAGCAAGGCGCAGCTGATGACGGTCTCCTTCGTGGGCAGCCGGGCCCTGCAGCAGGCCCTGCCCGATGGCCAGTCGACCGGGATCGGCATCAGCCAGGTGGTGCCCTTCCCCTGGAACCGCCGGATCCCGGTGGTGGCGGAGTACCAGCGGCTGATGCAGCGGCAAGCCACCGAGCCCCAGTACGGCTTCACGAGCCTGGAAGGGTTCCTCGCCGCCCGCCTGATCAGCGAAGGGCTGCAGCGGGCCGGGCCCAACCCCAGTCGCAAGGGGCTGACCCAGGCCCTGGAGTCGATGGGGCGCGTCGATCTGGGCGGCTTTCCCCTGGAACTGAGCCCCAGCGACCGGCAAGCCAGCGACTTCGTGGAGCTGACCTACCTGGGCTCCCAGACGTGGGAGCCCTGA